The Triticum aestivum cultivar Chinese Spring unplaced genomic scaffold, IWGSC CS RefSeq v2.1 scaffold213939, whole genome shotgun sequence genome contains the following window.
GCCAGTttcaactatgtgacggtgcttgcgctcagctgcaccgttctgctgatgtgtatgaggacaagacacatgatGAGAGATGCCAAGCTTCTGGAAGAAGGTATTAAGATTGcgatattcgcccccccccccccaatcagaCTGAACATGGATAATTTTGCACTTAAGCAACCTCTCAACATGAGCTTGAAATTGCAtaaaaacatgaaacacatcagatttgcgcttaataagataaatccaagtaaagcgactaaaggcatcaatgaaactgacataatagttgtgaccactaacagaagtttgGGCATAGCCCCACACATCCGAAAACACAAGTTCAAGAGGAGCCTTGACAACACGACTCGATACAGAGAAAGGTAACTGATGACTCTTGCCCTGTTGAAAGGCATCACACACTAGAAACTCCTTATTGCTTGACTCAACAGGAAGACTATGGCGATGAAGCAAATGGCGCACAATAGGAGTGGCCGGATGGCCGAGGCGAGAATGCCACTGCGACGACGACACCCGAACACCACTGAAAACTTCAGAAATTGGCGGCACATCAAGAGCATATAGGCCATGGGGAGCTcgaccactaagaagaatgtccctcgtgtcccggtccttaacaaaaaaatggaaagggtgaaactcaacaaacacattgttGTCACGAGTTAATTTAGGAACCGAGAGGAAACTACGTGTGACTGAAGGAAcacgaagaacatcaaggagacgcaaggttttagtggtacgtgaaagaagagatgcctgaccaacatgtgagATGGGCATACCTGATCCATTGGCAGTGCGGACCTGGTCATGACCAGTGTAGGGCTGGCGAGTAGCCAGCTTATCGAGCTAACTTGTCAGATGATCTGTGgcaccggtgtccatgtaccaggaAGGATCCACAGAATAAGAAGGAGTAAATCCAGGTTCCTGTGTAGCGAGAGCAGCTTGTTTCTCATTGCCTTTCCCGTTGTTCCCAATACCAAGGAAGTCGTGTTTGAAGCGACGATGGCAACGAGACGCCAAGTGCCCCTCAATGCCACAGAGTTGACATTCAACCCCACCACCACATGCCTCGCAGTGTAGCCTCTTGTGGCCAGCCATCGGAGGAGGTGGAGCGGGCGAACGGGGCTGATTGCCCGCGGACGGCGGCGCCTTCTGCTTGACACCACGGGTGCCCCCGCGAAGTGCAGTGTTCGCAGAAGGACCCTCCGTGTAGACGCCGACGGAGTGGCGAGCAGCTAGCCGCTGTTCAGTGTTGAGGAGGCGTGCGTAGAGGTCGCGAGGCGGCATCGGCGTGTCACGTCCATTGATGTTTTCAACAAGAGAATCATAGTCCTCATCAAGCCCATTGAGAATGAACGAAGTAAACTCCTCATCACGGAGAGGCTTCCCAATAGATGACAGTGTATCGGCCAAATTTTTGACCTTGTTGAAGAAGGCCGTGACGGAGAGATCATTTTTCTTGACCTCACCCAGCTGGTAACGAATGGCAGAGGAACGTGCCAGCGACTGCGAGGAGAAGCTGGAGTCGAGCGTGGCCCATGCATCCCTCGACGTAGCGGCAAAGACCACCATGCCGGCCATGGAGGGAGTGAGCGAGGACTGAATGGCACCCAGAATAGCTTGATCCTGAGCAATCCACCGACGATGAGCAGGATTGGACACCATGGCGGAGCCACCAGCAGCTGAGGGAACCGGAACCATGGCCGGGGGACACGGCAGCTTACCGTCGACATACCCCTCAAGATAGTGACTACGCATCAGCGGCAACACCTGAGCACGCCACAGGAAGTAGTTATCAGCAGAGAGCTTCACCGTCACCAGATGAGCAAAGTGGAACGGTCCTGGTTCAGCCACCGGTGCGGGAAGCTGCGAGTCGTATGCCGGAGGAGCACTGTACGAAATCAGCGCATCGGCCGACGGAGGCGCACGGTAgtgttggtgatgaccgtagggcaCCGTAGGATGTACGCCGTAGGGCTGCAGCGACGCGACGTACGGCGCCGGGGTAGCGTAGGGCGCGCCATATAGCGCCTCATAGGGCGCCGCGGAGGACGAAGCATACGGCGCCGGCGCGATGGACGGTGATGGCGGCAGCGCGACGTAGGGTGCTGGATACGGCCCGACGTAGGGCACCTGAACAGGGGCACCATGGGGACCTGAAAACGGCGGCGCAGCATGCGATGGGATCCCGACGTACGGCGGCGGCGCAGCATACGATGGAATCGCGCCGTAGGTGGCGTCGCGCTGCGCAGAGGCGCCATACGGGCGAGCGACAGCCGGATCGCGGGGCAGCTGCTGCATGCGATCGTAGCGATCGTGAGAGTTCGGAACATGCACATGCTGTGTGCGATCATAGCGATCGTGGGAGTTCTGTTCCAGCGATTCACCATGGGCGAGAGACTGCTGGATTGCGGGCGATGGGGGCATGGGCGGGCGTGATCCTGATTCGACCGGACGGGCCTAGGCGAGCGGGGCGGACGCCATGAACGGCGATTCCGTCGCCAGGGTTGACGGAGGCGGCACGGCGGCGgaggccgacgcggcggcggcagaggaagcGGAAGCACGGCACGGATCGAACGCGTCGTCTGATACCATATTAGACAAACTAGGGTCTGAACAATACTCGATACCCTAAGCGGGTACGGCTGTTATGTATATATAGGAGAGAACGTACAGGTACAGGTATTGTGTTACAACACGTATATATACAATATACCTGGTCTAAGACATACATACTTATGTTTGCAGACACTTGACATTAGCCAATCCAAGGGCGTGAGCGTGAAGCAGCTGACGCTGCTCGACAGCAAGGAATTCCACATGTCCATCTTCGACTGCAGCGGCGTGACGGTCCAAGGCGTCCGGATCATCGCGCCGTCTAACAGCCCCAACACCGACGGCATCCAGGTCAGCCACTCCCGGCACGTGAGCATCCTCAACACCACCATCGGCACCGGCGACGACTGCATCTCCTTGGGGCCCGGCACCTCGGACATGCTCATCAGGGACATCAAGTGCGGTCCGGGCCACTGCATCAGGTGCCACCTTCAGTTGCCAGTTCATCATACATTATATTTTGTTTGCTTGTGATTTGCGCAGCGTTTGATAGATAGCATTGGTTTTGTGTTTGCGTtggatggacggtggcagcatcgGGAGCCTGGGATGGCAGGACGGTGAGGAGGGGGTGAGAAACGTGACCGTGGACAGGGCGGTGCTGAAGGGCACGACCAACGGCCTACGGATCAAGGCGTGGGCGATGCCCAACTCCGGCTTCGTCAAGAACGTCTCCTTCTGGCGGGTCACCATGAACCGCGTGGCCAACCCCATCCTCGTCGACCAGAACTACTGCCCCCGCAAGGGCGACTGCCCGGGCAATGTACGTCTCCTTCCCTACATGCATGCAACTACACGTGATCGATCGACTATATCATGAGCTGTGTTGTTGTGTGTGCCTGCAGAGCTCGAGGGTGCAGATCAGCGACCTGTCGTACACGGACATCAAGGGCTCGTCGGCGACGCCCGTGGCGGTGAAGTTCAACTGCAGCGGCACCAACCCCTGCAGCGGGATCAAGCTCAGGAACATCAGGCTGAGGTACTGGCACCAGCGGCCAGCGCAGGCCAAGTGCCAAAACGCCGGCGGGTTCGCGTCCGGAGAGGTCACACCGCCGAGCTGCTTCTGACCATCGGAGTTCTCTTAGCTTGACTGGTTCGTGTACTAGGCAGTTGTGTAATTTCAAAAAAACATGGTCGTGTGATCATTGCT
Protein-coding sequences here:
- the LOC123176408 gene encoding polygalacturonase-like, which gives rise to MNGDSVARVDGGGTAAEADAAAAEEAETLDISQSKGVSVKQLTLLDSKEFHMSIFDCSGVTVQGVRIIAPSNSPNTDGIQVSHSRHVSILNTTIGTGDDCISLGPGTSDMLIRDIKCGPGHCISIGSLGWQDGEEGVRNVTVDRAVLKGTTNGLRIKAWAMPNSGFVKNVSFWRVTMNRVANPILVDQNYCPRKGDCPGNSSRVQISDLSYTDIKGSSATPVAVKFNCSGTNPCSGIKLRNIRLRYWHQRPAQAKCQNAGGFASGEVTPPSCF